Proteins encoded together in one Bradyrhizobium sp. PSBB068 window:
- a CDS encoding NAD(P)/FAD-dependent oxidoreductase, whose translation MAASRPDNSPETAALDYDVIIIGAGLSGMYQLYRLRELGLSARVFEAGTGVGGTWYWNRYPGARFDSESYSYGYSFSKELLQEWEWSEHFAGQPETLRYCNYVADKFDLRRDIQFASRVTSAIYQDETRSWRITLESGAQHSCRFLITAIGPLSTPTLPRIAGIDDFKGQSFHTARWPKEKVDFTGKRVAVIGTGATGIQTIQTIAGEVGHLTVFQRTANWAAPLHNGKIDAETQARIKAGYGEIFARCKETFACFVHTPDPRGAFEVSDEEREAFYEKLYGERGFGIWQGNFKDILIDRAANATISDFVARKIRERVKNQAVAEKLIPKNHGFGTRRLPLETFYYEVYNRDNVELVDIKETPIERITPEGIRTTEKDYAFDIIIYATGFDAITGSFDKIDFRGAHGARLKEKWTHGPETYLGLMVDGFPNMMMLMGPHTALGNIPRSIEYSVDWVTGLLRFAQQKGLTFLDATPEGTAGWTDHVKALGVGLLSNEVDSWMTGINRNVEGKQRRIVARYSGSAPAYRARCDEVAATGYAELKLG comes from the coding sequence GTGGCCGCATCGCGCCCGGACAACAGCCCCGAGACGGCTGCGCTGGATTACGACGTCATCATCATCGGCGCCGGCCTGTCCGGCATGTATCAGCTCTACCGGCTGCGCGAGCTCGGCCTCAGCGCGCGCGTATTCGAGGCGGGCACCGGCGTCGGCGGCACCTGGTACTGGAACCGGTATCCCGGCGCGCGGTTCGATTCCGAAAGCTATTCCTACGGCTATTCGTTCTCGAAGGAGCTCTTGCAGGAATGGGAATGGTCGGAGCATTTCGCCGGTCAGCCCGAAACCCTGCGCTACTGCAACTATGTCGCCGACAAGTTCGATCTGCGCCGCGACATCCAGTTCGCGAGCCGCGTCACGTCGGCGATCTACCAGGACGAGACGCGGAGCTGGCGGATCACGCTGGAGAGCGGCGCGCAGCACAGCTGCCGCTTCCTGATCACCGCGATCGGTCCGCTGTCGACCCCGACCCTGCCGCGGATCGCGGGCATCGACGATTTCAAGGGGCAATCGTTTCACACCGCGCGCTGGCCGAAGGAGAAAGTGGATTTCACCGGCAAGCGCGTCGCCGTGATCGGCACCGGCGCCACCGGCATCCAGACCATCCAGACCATCGCCGGCGAGGTCGGCCACCTCACCGTGTTCCAGCGCACCGCCAACTGGGCGGCGCCGCTGCACAACGGCAAGATCGACGCGGAGACGCAAGCCAGGATCAAGGCCGGCTATGGCGAGATCTTTGCCCGCTGCAAGGAAACCTTCGCCTGCTTCGTGCATACGCCCGATCCGCGCGGCGCGTTCGAGGTGAGCGACGAGGAGCGCGAGGCGTTCTACGAGAAGCTCTATGGCGAGCGGGGCTTCGGCATCTGGCAGGGCAATTTCAAGGATATCCTGATCGATCGTGCGGCGAATGCCACGATCAGCGATTTCGTCGCGCGCAAGATCCGCGAGCGCGTCAAGAACCAGGCGGTGGCCGAGAAACTGATCCCGAAGAACCACGGTTTCGGCACCCGGCGGCTGCCGCTCGAGACCTTCTATTACGAGGTCTACAACCGCGACAATGTCGAGTTGGTCGACATCAAGGAAACGCCGATCGAGCGGATCACGCCGGAGGGCATCCGGACGACCGAGAAGGACTACGCCTTCGACATCATCATCTACGCCACCGGCTTCGATGCCATCACCGGCAGCTTCGACAAGATCGATTTCCGCGGCGCGCATGGCGCCCGGCTGAAGGAAAAATGGACGCACGGGCCGGAAACCTATCTCGGCCTGATGGTCGACGGCTTCCCCAACATGATGATGCTGATGGGCCCGCACACCGCGCTCGGCAACATCCCGCGCAGCATCGAATACAGCGTCGATTGGGTCACCGGCCTGCTCCGCTTCGCGCAGCAGAAAGGCCTGACCTTCCTCGACGCCACGCCCGAAGGCACCGCCGGCTGGACCGATCATGTCAAGGCACTCGGCGTCGGCCTGCTCTCCAACGAGGTCGATTCCTGGATGACCGGCATCAACCGCAACGTCGAGGGCAAGCAGAGGCGCATCGTCGCCCGCTACAGCGGCAGCGCGCCGGCGTACCGGGCGCGGTGCGATGAGGTGGCCGCGACAGGGTATGCGGAGTTGAAGCTGGGGTAG
- a CDS encoding cytochrome P450, which yields MGEALRRPTSTDVSNPWLYQDDTWRPLFAQLRRDDPVHYCETSAYGPYWSVTRYDDIFAVELDHQNYSSASELGGIQVADQPKGQERPSFIRMDPPGHTAQRRTVAPIVAPSNLANLEALIRQRTATVLDALPRNETFDWAERVSVDLTNMMLATLFDFPAEDRAKLTWWSDVAIANIDSPDAVVHSEAERNAELIKMGEAFRKLWDARIDAPPTFDLISMLAHSEATRNLDAREFIGTIGLLIVGGNDTTRNSMSAGLMALCENPEQFELVRARRELIPNLVSETIRYHTPVLHMRRTARNDVELAGRQIKKGDKVVMWYISGNRDEDKIERADEFIIDRAKPRQHLAFGAGVHRCVGDRLAEQQLRILWEEVLARDLRFEIMGPPQRLYSNFIRGIRSLPVRIVN from the coding sequence ATGGGAGAGGCGCTGCGCAGGCCGACGTCGACAGATGTCAGCAACCCCTGGCTTTATCAGGACGACACCTGGCGGCCGCTGTTCGCGCAACTGCGTCGCGACGATCCCGTGCATTATTGCGAGACGTCGGCTTACGGCCCGTATTGGTCGGTGACGCGCTACGACGACATCTTCGCCGTCGAGCTGGATCACCAGAACTATTCCTCGGCCTCTGAGCTCGGCGGTATCCAGGTCGCTGACCAGCCGAAGGGGCAGGAGCGGCCGAGCTTCATCCGCATGGATCCGCCCGGCCACACCGCGCAGCGCCGCACGGTGGCGCCGATCGTGGCGCCGTCGAACCTCGCCAATCTCGAGGCCCTGATCCGCCAGCGCACGGCCACCGTGCTCGATGCGCTGCCGCGCAACGAGACCTTCGACTGGGCCGAGCGGGTCTCGGTCGACCTCACCAACATGATGCTGGCGACGCTGTTCGATTTTCCCGCGGAAGATCGCGCCAAGCTGACCTGGTGGTCGGATGTCGCGATCGCCAACATCGATTCGCCCGACGCGGTGGTGCATTCGGAGGCCGAACGCAATGCCGAGCTGATCAAGATGGGAGAAGCTTTCCGCAAGCTATGGGACGCCCGGATCGATGCGCCTCCGACCTTCGACCTGATCTCGATGCTGGCGCATTCGGAAGCGACGCGGAATCTGGATGCGCGCGAGTTCATCGGCACGATCGGGCTCCTGATCGTCGGCGGCAACGACACCACGCGCAACTCGATGTCAGCGGGGCTGATGGCGCTGTGCGAGAATCCGGAGCAGTTCGAGCTGGTCCGCGCCCGACGCGAATTGATCCCGAACCTGGTGTCCGAGACCATCCGCTACCACACGCCGGTGCTGCACATGCGCCGCACCGCGCGCAACGATGTCGAGCTTGCCGGCCGTCAGATCAAGAAGGGCGACAAGGTGGTGATGTGGTACATCTCCGGCAACCGCGACGAGGACAAGATCGAGCGCGCCGACGAATTCATCATCGACCGCGCCAAGCCGCGCCAGCATCTCGCCTTCGGCGCCGGCGTGCATCGCTGCGTCGGCGATCGCCTGGCCGAACAGCAACTCCGCATCCTCTGGGAGGAGGTTCTGGCGCGCGATCTGCGTTTTGAGATTATGGGCCCGCCGCAAAGGCTCTATTCCAATTTCATCCGCGGTATACGAAGCTTGCCGGTGAGAATCGTCAATTGA
- a CDS encoding GMC family oxidoreductase, which yields MKNDPVDVLIIGAGASGAAVAWSLADTKMHILCLDQGGWMNPAEYPSTGRDWEAKFYGEWSSSPNVRKRPEDYPINDDNSPIKVVNFNAVGGSTVMYTAHWPRLHPSDFKVKTLDGVADDWPIDYDALTPFFEENDRMMGVSGLSGDPLSPLSHPPMPPQPLGLSGPLLGKALNKLGWHWWPSDTTVATMDYEGRARCINLGHCTPACAQGAKASTDITYWPHAIRAGVELKTHCRVREILTNEQGMASGVVYYDKDGVEQFQPAEVVIIACNGVGTPRLLLNSVSGKFPNGLANSSGLVGKNLMFHPYAQVYGFVKEPTDSNRAPPTCLWSKEFYDTDLSRGFVRGYGIQFGRGAGPVFEAVASEQKGILPWGKDHHRVFRRLNGHRLAVSAICEDLPEEHNRVTLDPVLKDSHGIPAPKIDYTISANSRKMMDHALARGREVLDAAGATDICINDPIPWGGWHLLGTARMGTDPARSVVNEWGRSHDVKNLFIVDGSIFVTSGGVNPTSTIQALALYIADQMKQRLANLFD from the coding sequence ATGAAGAACGATCCCGTTGACGTCCTGATCATCGGCGCCGGCGCATCCGGCGCGGCGGTGGCCTGGAGCCTTGCCGATACCAAGATGCACATCCTCTGCCTCGATCAGGGCGGCTGGATGAATCCGGCCGAATATCCGAGCACCGGGCGCGACTGGGAGGCGAAATTCTACGGCGAGTGGTCGTCCAGCCCGAATGTCCGCAAGCGGCCCGAGGACTACCCGATCAACGACGACAATTCGCCGATCAAGGTCGTCAACTTCAATGCCGTCGGCGGCTCGACCGTGATGTACACCGCGCACTGGCCGCGGCTGCATCCGTCCGACTTCAAGGTGAAGACGCTCGACGGCGTCGCCGACGACTGGCCGATCGATTACGACGCGCTGACGCCGTTCTTCGAGGAGAACGACCGCATGATGGGCGTCTCGGGCCTGTCGGGCGACCCGCTGTCGCCGCTGAGCCACCCGCCGATGCCGCCGCAGCCGCTCGGGCTGTCCGGCCCGCTGCTCGGCAAGGCCCTGAACAAGCTCGGCTGGCACTGGTGGCCGTCGGACACCACGGTCGCGACGATGGATTACGAGGGCAGGGCGCGCTGCATCAATCTCGGCCATTGCACGCCGGCCTGCGCGCAGGGCGCCAAGGCCTCGACCGACATCACCTATTGGCCGCATGCGATCCGCGCCGGCGTCGAGCTGAAAACCCATTGCCGGGTGCGCGAGATCCTGACCAACGAGCAGGGCATGGCCTCCGGCGTCGTCTATTACGACAAGGACGGCGTCGAGCAATTCCAGCCGGCCGAGGTCGTGATCATCGCCTGCAACGGCGTCGGCACGCCGCGGCTGCTGCTCAATTCGGTGTCGGGGAAATTCCCCAACGGCCTCGCCAACTCGTCCGGCCTGGTCGGCAAGAATTTGATGTTCCATCCCTATGCGCAGGTCTACGGCTTCGTGAAGGAGCCGACCGACAGCAACCGCGCGCCGCCGACCTGCCTGTGGAGCAAGGAGTTCTACGACACCGATCTGTCGCGCGGCTTCGTCCGCGGCTACGGCATCCAGTTCGGCCGCGGCGCCGGGCCGGTGTTCGAGGCGGTCGCGAGCGAGCAGAAGGGCATCCTGCCCTGGGGCAAGGACCATCACCGCGTGTTCCGAAGGCTGAACGGGCATCGCCTCGCGGTCTCCGCGATCTGCGAGGACCTGCCGGAGGAGCACAACCGCGTCACGCTCGATCCCGTGCTGAAGGACAGCCACGGCATCCCCGCGCCGAAGATCGACTACACGATCTCGGCCAACAGCCGCAAGATGATGGACCATGCGCTGGCGCGCGGCCGCGAGGTCCTCGATGCCGCCGGCGCCACCGACATCTGCATCAACGATCCGATCCCGTGGGGCGGCTGGCACCTGCTCGGCACCGCGCGGATGGGCACCGATCCGGCGCGCTCCGTGGTCAACGAATGGGGCCGCTCGCATGACGTGAAGAACCTGTTCATCGTCGACGGCAGCATCTTCGTCACCTCGGGCGGCGTGAACCCGACCTCCACCATCCAGGCCCTCGCGCTCTACATCGCCGACCAGATGAAGCAGCGCCTCGCCAACCTGTTCGATTGA